From Candidatus Neomarinimicrobiota bacterium, the proteins below share one genomic window:
- a CDS encoding methionyl-tRNA formyltransferase — protein sequence MRVVFMGTPEFARPSLQHLHDSSHEVVAVVTGHDKPVGRGGRSRGRILFQPAIEQLAVDLGYPVLQPERLKDEAFQSQLADLSIDLLVVVAFRILPRSVLAVPVRGAVNLHPSLLPRYRGAAPIQHCLLAGDTVTGVSTTMMTMDIDAGGILLQRQHPIRSDDDFGTLSQQLAQLGAELLTETLDKMESGELTPLPQVAVSPGDQPRAPKITPDDLLIRWERPAQAIVNQIRAFSPKPGAATFWNGQRLKLFGAKAADGEGEPGVVQGVSQGRLVIGTADGRLEAAEVQIEGRRRMSIEAFLRGADLQPGMALG from the coding sequence ATGCGCGTCGTCTTTATGGGAACACCCGAGTTTGCCAGGCCTTCCCTCCAGCACTTGCACGATTCTTCCCATGAGGTAGTGGCCGTCGTTACCGGCCACGACAAACCCGTGGGCCGCGGCGGCCGGTCGCGAGGCCGTATCCTATTCCAGCCCGCCATCGAGCAGCTAGCCGTCGATCTGGGATATCCTGTGCTTCAGCCTGAGCGGCTGAAAGACGAGGCCTTCCAGTCCCAACTTGCAGACCTCTCCATCGATCTGCTCGTCGTAGTCGCGTTCCGCATTCTACCCCGCAGCGTGCTTGCCGTGCCGGTGCGAGGCGCCGTGAACCTGCACCCATCTTTGTTGCCCCGCTACCGTGGGGCGGCACCCATCCAGCACTGCCTGCTGGCCGGTGATACCGTTACCGGAGTCAGCACCACCATGATGACCATGGACATCGACGCGGGCGGCATCCTGCTACAGCGCCAGCACCCCATCCGTAGCGACGATGATTTTGGAACCCTTTCCCAGCAGCTGGCACAGCTCGGTGCCGAACTGCTCACCGAGACACTGGACAAAATGGAATCAGGCGAGCTAACACCGCTCCCCCAGGTCGCTGTCTCCCCTGGAGATCAACCCCGCGCTCCGAAGATTACCCCAGACGATCTGCTGATCCGATGGGAGCGACCTGCCCAGGCTATCGTCAACCAGATCCGGGCATTTTCGCCAAAGCCCGGGGCCGCCACCTTCTGGAACGGGCAACGCCTCAAACTATTTGGTGCCAAAGCCGCCGATGGTGAGGGGGAACCAGGGGTCGTACAGGGCGTAAGCCAGGGCCGCTTGGTCATCGGAACGGCCGACGGCCGACTCGAGGCGGCCGAGGTTCAGATCGAAGGACGGCGGCGTATGAGTATTGAGGCATTCCTGCGGGGTGCGGATCTGCAACCGGGGATGGCACTTGGCTAA
- the def gene encoding peptide deformylase has translation MAVMPIVKYGEPILRRKSKPVTELQSVIDLLEDMFETMYEDAGMGLAANQVGENLNFAVIDISHAEENEFPRVFVNPEILSSSGSDEMEEGCLSIPEIRATIPRAEQVLVRYQDENGSAREEELDGLLARVIQHEMDHLRGVFYIDHLTPAKRAILDKRLSEIAETGAPSTGIIL, from the coding sequence ATGGCCGTTATGCCCATCGTAAAATATGGCGAGCCCATCCTGCGCCGCAAATCCAAGCCCGTTACCGAACTCCAATCCGTAATCGATCTGCTGGAGGACATGTTTGAGACCATGTATGAGGATGCTGGCATGGGTCTGGCCGCCAACCAGGTCGGTGAAAATCTCAATTTCGCCGTGATCGATATCAGCCATGCGGAGGAAAATGAGTTTCCCCGCGTTTTCGTCAATCCCGAAATTCTCAGCTCCAGCGGCAGCGATGAAATGGAAGAGGGCTGCCTCAGTATTCCCGAGATACGTGCTACCATTCCAAGGGCGGAACAGGTTCTGGTACGATATCAGGACGAGAACGGCAGCGCTCGTGAGGAGGAGCTGGATGGGCTGTTGGCACGGGTCATCCAGCACGAGATGGATCATCTCAGGGGCGTATTTTACATCGACCACCTGACCCCGGCCAAACGTGCTATCCTCGACAAACGACTGTCGGAAATCGCCGAAACAGGAGCGCCGTCAACTGGCATCATCCTATAG
- the yajC gene encoding preprotein translocase subunit YajC, which produces MAPSGGQGGGLANFLPFILMFAVIYFLLIRPQMRRQKQQRTMLGELQKGDQVLTRGGLYGKIEAFKGKDDSRILLDIGKGNKVTVARAYIVGPASDTAETPASN; this is translated from the coding sequence ATGGCTCCAAGTGGTGGGCAAGGTGGCGGCCTGGCCAACTTCTTGCCCTTTATTCTCATGTTCGCCGTCATTTATTTTTTGCTTATTCGGCCCCAGATGCGGCGACAAAAACAGCAGCGCACGATGCTGGGTGAGCTTCAGAAGGGTGATCAGGTGCTCACTCGTGGCGGCCTCTACGGGAAAATTGAGGCCTTCAAGGGCAAGGATGACAGCCGTATCCTGTTAGATATCGGCAAAGGGAATAAGGTGACAGTCGCGCGGGCCTACATTGTGGGTCCGGCCAGCGACACGGCCGAGACGCCGGCGTCGAACTGA
- the dusB gene encoding tRNA dihydrouridine synthase DusB: MQIGPLHVDNPIFLAPMAGVTDHPFRVLCRRYGVGLVYTEFVSANGIIRENLKTLDLVKFTPDERPIGVQLFGETPEIIARSAAYLAEKVKPDLIDLNFGCPVPKVTKKGAGSSMLRDLGLMHAVVEATVAAVPHLPVTVKMRAGWDSSCIVATEAAAIIEQAGGVAITLHPRTSKQLFSGHADWSLIKAVKEQVSIPVIGNGDIQTADDALRMLTETGCDGVMVARGALGKPWIFRDISALLSGRPVTPPDLTEVAQVCRDHFDLLLADKSEQLAVNLTKKHFSWYLRGFAGAATWRKQLMACDSTGQIEALLEELNGFVCGTSLTSAAGTGQSELAAA, from the coding sequence ATGCAGATCGGCCCCCTACATGTCGACAACCCCATCTTCCTGGCCCCCATGGCCGGCGTTACCGATCACCCCTTCCGGGTGCTCTGCCGCCGCTACGGGGTGGGGCTGGTTTACACCGAGTTCGTCAGCGCCAATGGTATCATCCGAGAGAACCTGAAGACCCTTGACCTGGTGAAATTCACCCCGGACGAACGCCCCATAGGCGTGCAGCTCTTCGGGGAGACGCCGGAGATCATTGCCCGGTCGGCAGCCTATTTGGCCGAGAAGGTCAAGCCCGACCTCATCGACCTCAACTTTGGCTGCCCAGTCCCCAAGGTGACCAAAAAGGGGGCCGGCTCGTCCATGCTGCGGGATTTGGGCCTCATGCACGCCGTGGTGGAGGCCACAGTCGCGGCGGTGCCCCACCTGCCGGTGACGGTGAAGATGCGTGCCGGCTGGGACAGTAGCTGTATCGTGGCCACGGAAGCGGCGGCCATCATCGAGCAGGCGGGTGGGGTTGCCATCACTCTGCATCCACGCACCAGCAAGCAGCTGTTCAGCGGCCACGCAGACTGGTCCCTCATCAAAGCCGTGAAGGAGCAGGTAAGTATCCCGGTCATCGGCAATGGCGATATCCAGACGGCCGATGATGCCCTACGAATGCTCACGGAAACCGGCTGCGACGGCGTCATGGTGGCCAGGGGCGCTCTCGGCAAGCCGTGGATTTTTCGTGACATAAGCGCCCTGCTGTCGGGACGGCCCGTAACGCCACCCGATTTGACGGAAGTTGCCCAAGTCTGCCGCGATCACTTCGATTTGCTGCTCGCCGACAAATCTGAACAGCTGGCCGTGAATCTGACCAAGAAGCACTTCAGCTGGTACCTGCGGGGCTTCGCAGGTGCGGCTACCTGGCGCAAGCAGCTTATGGCTTGTGACTCCACCGGGCAAATCGAAGCCTTGTTGGAAGAGCTGAACGGATTTGTCTGTGGGACTAGTCTCACAAGTGCTGCCGGGACTGGACAGTCCGAGCTCGCCGCGGCGTGA
- a CDS encoding nucleoside 2-deoxyribosyltransferase, producing the protein MKIYFSGSMSGGRDQAHLYPPIIAYLKQYGEVLTEFVADLALTTLGEQSRTPEAIYHRDLKLVAQCDVLVAEATVPSFGVGVEVAEAGRLDKPVLALVQPRKGHRLSAMIAGDPNVTVAEYHSLEEAQEAMDGYFRTLASGAGRP; encoded by the coding sequence ATGAAGATCTATTTCTCGGGCAGCATGAGCGGTGGGCGTGATCAGGCCCATCTGTATCCGCCGATCATCGCATATCTTAAGCAGTACGGCGAGGTGCTCACTGAGTTTGTGGCCGATCTTGCCTTGACCACGCTCGGTGAGCAGTCCCGGACCCCCGAGGCCATTTACCATCGGGACTTGAAACTTGTTGCCCAGTGCGATGTGTTGGTGGCGGAAGCTACGGTGCCATCGTTCGGCGTCGGGGTGGAGGTGGCCGAAGCCGGCAGACTGGACAAGCCGGTTTTGGCCCTTGTGCAGCCCAGGAAGGGGCACCGGCTCTCGGCCATGATCGCGGGCGACCCCAACGTGACGGTGGCCGAGTATCACTCCCTGGAGGAGGCACAGGAGGCCATGGACGGTTACTTCCGCACGTTAGCGTCCGGCGCCGGGAGGCCGTAA
- a CDS encoding urate hydroxylase PuuD, whose product MELMPSLDALFRWIHILAGIMWIGLLYWFNFVNIPFAATQDNETKQKITPELFPRALFWFRWGAAWTWVTGVLLLLIVFYHGGALFGDAETEWGLAAYVMIAVVFLSAFAYDLLYRTVLKKNDIVATITSLVLISLVIFLFERWAQFGYRGYVIHTGTMFGTIMAYNVWFRIWPAQQKIIPAVKNGEAPDGALMAMAGMRSKHNTYLSVPLVWAMINFHTTSVGAGSRYILFAVIIVGWLVVAQLYKKSAKVPGF is encoded by the coding sequence ATGGAACTCATGCCGTCCCTTGACGCGCTATTCCGCTGGATTCACATTCTCGCCGGGATCATGTGGATTGGGCTACTCTACTGGTTCAATTTTGTCAATATTCCCTTCGCGGCGACCCAAGACAATGAAACGAAGCAGAAAATCACCCCTGAACTGTTCCCGCGCGCTCTATTCTGGTTCCGCTGGGGGGCCGCCTGGACCTGGGTCACCGGTGTGCTGCTCCTGCTCATTGTCTTTTACCACGGCGGGGCGCTATTTGGAGACGCAGAAACGGAATGGGGTCTGGCAGCCTATGTGATGATCGCCGTCGTATTTTTGAGCGCGTTTGCGTACGACCTGCTCTACCGAACGGTCTTGAAAAAAAACGATATCGTTGCCACCATCACCAGCCTGGTCCTTATTTCGCTGGTGATCTTCCTCTTTGAGCGCTGGGCACAGTTCGGCTACCGGGGATACGTTATCCACACCGGCACCATGTTCGGCACCATTATGGCCTACAATGTGTGGTTCCGCATCTGGCCCGCGCAGCAGAAGATCATCCCGGCGGTGAAAAACGGCGAAGCCCCTGACGGCGCTCTGATGGCAATGGCAGGCATGCGCTCCAAGCACAACACCTATTTGTCAGTCCCGCTGGTCTGGGCCATGATCAATTTCCACACCACATCAGTTGGCGCCGGCAGCCGCTATATTCTGTTTGCCGTGATAATCGTCGGCTGGCTGGTGGTGGCCCAGCTCTACAAAAAGTCCGCCAAGGTTCCCGGCTTCTAG
- a CDS encoding DUF3501 family protein — MDKVTLADLLNIAEYEQVRTESRRDIMEHKAHRRVSLGPEISLTFEDRRTVIYQIQEMMRAERMVDDAAIQEEIDVYNSLLPDEGELSATLFIEITDAALIKERLQQFLGLTDGDSLWLQVGDERTYARFEEGRSAEDQISSVHYLRFPLSPAAREGLHDPAPNVKLCIDHRDYRFETVLAEEVRAALAGDLKPA; from the coding sequence ATGGATAAGGTGACCCTGGCTGATCTGCTCAACATTGCCGAATATGAGCAGGTTCGGACTGAATCTCGTCGGGACATCATGGAGCACAAAGCCCACCGCCGGGTGTCGCTGGGCCCTGAGATATCGCTGACCTTTGAGGACCGCCGCACGGTGATCTACCAAATCCAAGAGATGATGCGGGCCGAGCGCATGGTGGACGACGCGGCCATCCAGGAGGAGATCGACGTCTACAATAGCCTGCTTCCCGACGAGGGTGAACTCAGCGCCACCCTCTTTATCGAGATTACCGATGCCGCCCTCATCAAGGAACGGCTGCAGCAATTCCTGGGCTTGACCGACGGCGACAGCCTCTGGCTGCAGGTAGGCGACGAGCGCACCTATGCCCGGTTCGAGGAGGGACGCAGTGCGGAGGACCAGATCAGCTCAGTGCACTACCTGCGCTTCCCGCTCTCGCCGGCGGCTCGAGAGGGCCTGCATGACCCCGCTCCCAACGTGAAACTTTGCATCGACCACCGGGACTACCGCTTCGAGACCGTACTGGCTGAGGAGGTCCGAGCGGCGCTGGCCGGCGACCTGAAGCCGGCGTGA